The Streptomyces sp. NBC_00344 genome includes a window with the following:
- a CDS encoding DNA-directed RNA polymerase subunit alpha — translation MLIAQRPSLTEEVVDEYRSRFVIEPLEPGFGYTLGNSLRRTLLSSIPGAAVTSIRIDGVLHEFTTVPGVKEDVTDLILNIKQLVVSSEHDEPVVMYLRKQGPGLVTAADIAPPAGVEVHNPDLVLATLNGKGKLEMELTVERGRGYVSAVQNKQLGQEIGRIPVDSIYSPVLKVTYKVEATRVEQRTDFDKLIVDVETKQAMRPRDAMASAGKTLVELFGLARELNIDAEGIDMGPSPTDAALAADLALPIEELELTVRSYNCLKREGIHSVGELVARSEADLLDIRNFGAKSIDEVKAKLAGMGLALKDSPPGFDPTAAADAFGADDDADAGFVETEQY, via the coding sequence ATGCTTATCGCTCAGCGCCCTTCGCTGACCGAAGAGGTCGTCGATGAGTACCGCTCCCGGTTCGTCATCGAGCCGCTGGAGCCGGGCTTCGGCTACACCCTCGGCAACTCTCTTCGCCGCACGCTGCTCTCCTCCATCCCCGGTGCCGCTGTCACCAGCATCCGCATCGACGGTGTCCTGCACGAGTTCACCACCGTGCCGGGCGTCAAGGAGGACGTGACCGACCTCATCCTCAACATCAAGCAGCTGGTCGTCTCCTCGGAGCACGACGAGCCGGTCGTGATGTACCTGCGCAAGCAGGGTCCCGGCCTGGTGACCGCCGCCGACATCGCCCCGCCGGCCGGTGTCGAGGTGCACAACCCCGACCTGGTGCTCGCCACGCTGAACGGCAAGGGCAAGCTGGAGATGGAGCTGACCGTCGAGCGCGGTCGCGGCTACGTCTCCGCCGTGCAGAACAAGCAGCTGGGCCAGGAGATCGGCCGCATCCCGGTCGACTCGATCTACAGCCCGGTCCTCAAGGTCACCTACAAGGTCGAGGCGACCCGAGTCGAGCAGCGCACCGACTTCGACAAGCTGATCGTCGACGTCGAGACCAAGCAGGCCATGCGTCCCCGTGACGCCATGGCGTCGGCCGGAAAGACCCTGGTCGAGCTGTTCGGTCTGGCCCGCGAGCTCAACATCGACGCCGAGGGCATCGACATGGGCCCGTCCCCGACGGACGCCGCGCTCGCCGCCGATCTCGCCCTGCCGATCGAGGAGCTCGAGCTCACCGTTCGGTCGTACAACTGCCTCAAGCGTGAGGGCATCCACTCCGTGGGTGAGCTCGTGGCGCGTTCCGAGGCGGACCTGCTCGACATCCGCAACTTCGGTGCGAAGTCGATCGACGAGGTCAAGGCGAAGCTGGCCGGCATGGGCCTGGCCCTCAAGGACAGCCCGCCCGGATTCGACCCGACCGCCGCCGCCGACGCCTTCGGCGCCGACGACGACGCGGACGCCGGTTTCGTCGAGACCGAGCAGTACTGA
- the rpsK gene encoding 30S ribosomal protein S11, translated as MPPKGRQGATKKVRRKEKKNVAHGHAHIKSTFNNTIVSITDPSGNVISWASAGHVGFKGSRKSTPFAAQMAAESAARRAQEHGMRKVDVFVKGPGSGRETAIRSLQATGLEVGSIQDVTPTPHNGCRPPKRRRV; from the coding sequence ATGCCTCCTAAGGGCCGTCAGGGTGCCACCAAGAAGGTGCGCCGCAAGGAAAAGAAGAACGTCGCTCACGGGCACGCCCACATCAAGAGCACGTTCAACAACACCATCGTCTCGATCACGGACCCCTCGGGCAACGTGATCTCCTGGGCCTCCGCCGGCCACGTCGGCTTCAAGGGCTCGCGCAAGTCCACCCCCTTCGCCGCACAGATGGCCGCCGAGTCGGCCGCCCGTCGCGCGCAGGAGCACGGCATGCGCAAGGTCGACGTCTTCGTCAAGGGTCCCGGCTCCGGCCGCGAGACCGCGATCCGCTCCCTCCAGGCCACCGGCCTCGAGGTCGGCTCGATCCAGGACGTCACCCCCACCCCGCACAACGGCTGCCGCCCTCCGAAGCGCCGCCGCGTCTGA
- a CDS encoding alpha/beta fold hydrolase — translation MRSDIGTAQDTMPAVAGSGPRPSADVRVEERTFTFEGFAYHCRIVHQDCPQSEPMVLLGGSSQNRHAWLRHEKWLAEYCTTVTVDLPGYGAADFLPVGHGLDFLAANVRHMLAELAMPRVNLIGSCFGGAIALRFAQHYPEHLARLGLVGMTKVIPDDYADAVPRWTRMLECGDRAGIAAELVERFMSPAGTGTVRKHQVVSRLLYRQFVAQSDSEIRMSVEHNARLMSHDWYRDEPVPAVPSLVCTGEHDTLCTPGMGREVAASLPSAAFTTIKEADHLVPVERMEEFSDLLIRFCTGRPLAGLPYCNPVEMVGTAGGRSTVPVAAGMSKAAPAHL, via the coding sequence ATGCGCTCTGACATCGGCACCGCACAGGACACCATGCCGGCAGTTGCCGGTTCCGGACCGAGGCCTTCGGCCGATGTGCGGGTGGAGGAACGGACGTTCACCTTCGAGGGGTTCGCGTACCACTGCCGCATCGTCCACCAGGACTGTCCGCAGTCCGAGCCCATGGTGTTGCTCGGCGGTTCCTCGCAGAACCGTCACGCGTGGCTGCGGCACGAGAAGTGGCTGGCGGAGTACTGCACCACGGTCACTGTTGATCTTCCCGGCTACGGTGCGGCGGACTTTCTTCCCGTCGGCCACGGCCTCGACTTCCTCGCCGCCAACGTCCGTCACATGCTGGCGGAGTTGGCCATGCCACGGGTCAATCTCATCGGCAGCTGCTTCGGCGGTGCGATCGCCCTGCGCTTCGCCCAGCACTACCCGGAACATCTGGCCAGGCTCGGTCTGGTCGGGATGACCAAGGTCATCCCGGACGACTACGCGGACGCGGTACCGCGCTGGACCCGGATGCTGGAGTGCGGCGACCGCGCCGGGATCGCCGCCGAACTCGTCGAGCGGTTCATGTCACCGGCCGGCACCGGTACGGTCCGCAAGCATCAGGTCGTCTCCCGGCTGCTCTACCGGCAGTTCGTGGCGCAGTCGGACAGCGAGATCAGGATGTCGGTGGAGCACAACGCGCGCCTGATGAGCCACGACTGGTACCGGGACGAGCCGGTGCCCGCTGTGCCGTCCCTGGTCTGCACCGGCGAGCACGACACGCTCTGCACGCCCGGGATGGGGCGGGAGGTGGCCGCCTCGCTGCCCTCGGCGGCCTTCACGACCATCAAGGAGGCGGACCATCTGGTCCCGGTGGAGCGGATGGAGGAGTTCTCCGACCTGCTCATCAGGTTCTGCACCGGCCGGCCGCTCGCCGGACTGCCGTACTGCAATCCGGTCGAGATGGTGGGAACCGCCGGGGGCCGGTCCACCGTTCCTGTTGCGGCCGGGATGAGCAAGGCGGCGCCGGCGCACCTGTGA
- the rpsM gene encoding 30S ribosomal protein S13 → MARVSGVDIPREKRVEVALTYVFGIGRTRSKEALAATGVDPNTRVRDLAEEDLVKIREYVDANLRTEGDLRREIQADIRRKVEIGCYQGLRHRRGLPVHGQRTSTNARTRKGPRRAIAGKKKPGKK, encoded by the coding sequence ATGGCACGCGTTTCAGGTGTTGACATCCCGCGCGAAAAGCGCGTGGAGGTTGCCCTCACCTACGTCTTCGGCATCGGGCGCACCCGGTCCAAGGAGGCCCTGGCCGCCACCGGTGTTGACCCCAACACCCGCGTTCGTGACCTGGCCGAAGAGGACCTGGTCAAGATCCGCGAGTACGTGGACGCCAACCTCCGCACCGAGGGTGACCTCCGCCGCGAGATCCAGGCCGACATCCGCCGCAAGGTCGAGATCGGCTGCTACCAGGGTCTGCGTCACCGTCGTGGGCTCCCGGTCCACGGTCAGCGCACCAGCACGAACGCTCGTACCCGCAAGGGCCCGCGTCGCGCGATCGCCGGTAAGAAGAAGCCGGGCAAGAAGTAG
- a CDS encoding adenylate kinase, which translates to MRIVLVGPPGAGKGTQAAYLAKNLAIPHISTGDLFRANISQGTELGKQAKAFMDAGNLVPDEVTIGMAQDRMSQPDAEGGFLLDGFPRNVPQAQALDEALKADGQKLDAVLDLEVPEDEVVKRIAGRRICRNDSSHVFHVEYSAPKQQGVCDTCGGELYQRGDDTEETVRRRLEVYHAETEPIIDHYKAQGLVVTISALGKVTEVTERAMEALRAGQA; encoded by the coding sequence ATGCGTATCGTCCTCGTCGGACCGCCCGGGGCGGGCAAGGGCACGCAGGCTGCGTACCTTGCCAAGAACCTGGCGATCCCGCACATCTCCACGGGCGACCTCTTCCGTGCCAACATCAGTCAGGGCACGGAGCTGGGCAAGCAGGCCAAGGCGTTCATGGACGCCGGCAACCTGGTGCCCGACGAGGTCACCATCGGGATGGCGCAGGACCGCATGTCCCAGCCCGACGCCGAGGGGGGTTTCCTCCTCGACGGCTTTCCGCGGAACGTCCCGCAGGCCCAGGCGCTCGACGAGGCGCTGAAGGCCGACGGACAGAAGCTGGACGCGGTGCTGGACCTCGAGGTCCCCGAGGACGAGGTCGTGAAGCGGATCGCCGGCCGGCGGATCTGCCGCAACGACTCGAGCCACGTCTTCCACGTGGAGTACAGCGCGCCGAAGCAGCAGGGCGTCTGCGACACCTGTGGGGGCGAGCTCTACCAGCGCGGTGACGACACCGAGGAGACGGTCCGCCGCCGCCTGGAGGTCTACCACGCCGAGACCGAGCCGATCATCGACCACTACAAGGCCCAGGGCCTGGTGGTCACGATCTCCGCGCTCGGCAAGGTCACCGAGGTGACCGAGCGGGCCATGGAGGCCCTCAGGGCCGGACAGGCCTGA
- the glmM gene encoding phosphoglucosamine mutase, with protein sequence MGRLFGTDGVRGVANVDLTAELALGLSVAAAHVLAEAGTFEGHRPKAVVGRDPRASGEFLEAAVVAGLASAGVDVLRVGVLPTPAVAYLTGALGADFGVMLSASHNAMPDNGIKFFARGGHKLADELEDRVETVYDQHRTGEPWDRPTGAGVGRVRSYDQGFDQYVAHLIAVLPNRLDGLTVVLDEAHGAASRVSPEAFTRAGAEVITLGAEPDGLNINDGCGSTHLDLLKSAVVEHGADFGIAHDGDADRCLAVDASGAEVDGDQILAVLALAMREAGTLRGNTVVGTVMSNLGFKIAMEREGIELIQTAVGDRYVLESMKEHGYALGGEQSGHVIVLDHATTGDGTLTGLMLAARVVATGRTLAELAAVMERLPQVLVNVPDVDRSRVDTSPELVGAVAEAEHELGSTGRVLLRPSGTEPLVRVMVEAADIEQARSVAGRLADVVKSALG encoded by the coding sequence GTGGGACGACTCTTCGGCACGGACGGCGTGCGCGGTGTCGCCAACGTGGATCTGACGGCCGAGCTCGCGCTCGGCCTCTCGGTCGCGGCGGCGCACGTACTCGCAGAAGCGGGAACGTTCGAGGGACATCGGCCGAAGGCAGTGGTCGGGCGGGATCCGCGCGCATCGGGTGAGTTCCTGGAGGCCGCCGTGGTGGCCGGCCTCGCGAGCGCCGGTGTGGACGTCCTGCGCGTCGGTGTGCTGCCCACCCCCGCGGTGGCGTATCTCACCGGCGCCCTGGGCGCCGACTTCGGGGTGATGCTCTCCGCCAGCCACAACGCCATGCCGGACAACGGAATCAAGTTCTTCGCCCGCGGCGGTCACAAGCTCGCCGACGAGCTGGAGGACCGGGTGGAGACGGTGTACGACCAGCACCGCACCGGTGAGCCGTGGGACCGTCCGACCGGGGCGGGTGTCGGCCGGGTCCGCAGCTACGACCAGGGCTTCGACCAGTACGTCGCCCACCTCATCGCCGTACTGCCCAACCGGCTGGACGGTCTGACGGTCGTCCTCGACGAGGCGCACGGTGCCGCGTCCCGGGTCTCGCCCGAGGCGTTCACCCGGGCCGGGGCCGAGGTCATCACGCTCGGCGCCGAGCCGGACGGGCTGAACATCAACGACGGCTGCGGTTCCACCCACCTGGATCTGCTCAAGTCCGCGGTGGTCGAGCACGGAGCCGACTTCGGGATCGCGCACGACGGTGACGCCGACCGCTGCCTCGCCGTGGACGCATCCGGTGCGGAGGTCGACGGCGACCAGATTCTCGCGGTCCTGGCACTCGCGATGCGCGAGGCGGGCACGCTGCGGGGCAACACCGTGGTGGGCACCGTGATGTCCAACCTGGGCTTCAAGATCGCCATGGAGCGCGAAGGCATCGAGCTGATCCAGACCGCGGTCGGAGACCGCTATGTCCTGGAGTCGATGAAGGAGCACGGCTACGCCCTGGGCGGCGAGCAGTCCGGCCACGTGATCGTCCTCGACCACGCGACCACCGGCGACGGCACGCTGACCGGTCTGATGCTGGCGGCCCGAGTGGTGGCCACCGGCCGCACCCTGGCCGAACTGGCAGCTGTCATGGAGCGGCTGCCCCAGGTCCTCGTCAATGTGCCCGACGTGGACAGGTCGCGGGTCGACACATCCCCCGAACTGGTCGGCGCCGTTGCCGAGGCCGAGCATGAACTCGGCTCCACCGGCCGGGTCCTGCTGCGTCCCTCGGGTACTGAGCCGCTGGTGCGGGTCATGGTGGAGGCCGCCGACATCGAGCAGGCCAGATCGGTGGCCGGCCGGCTGGCCGATGTGGTCAAGTCCGCACTGGGGTGA
- the rplQ gene encoding 50S ribosomal protein L17 has translation MPKPAKGARLGGSAAHERLLLANLAKSLFEHGRITTTEAKARRLRPVAERYITKAKKGDIHNRRLVLKSITDKGVVHTLFTEIAPRYENRPGGYTRITKIGNRRGDNAPMAVIELVEALTVAQQATGEAEAATKRSAKDAAAKTDAPVEDAKTVEAGEESKDA, from the coding sequence ATGCCGAAGCCTGCCAAGGGTGCCCGTCTGGGCGGCAGCGCCGCGCACGAGCGTCTGCTTCTCGCGAACCTCGCGAAGTCGCTGTTCGAGCACGGCCGCATCACCACGACCGAGGCCAAGGCTCGCCGCCTGCGTCCGGTCGCGGAGCGTTACATCACCAAGGCGAAGAAGGGCGACATCCACAACCGTCGCCTCGTGCTGAAGTCGATCACGGACAAGGGCGTCGTCCACACGCTCTTCACCGAGATCGCCCCCCGGTACGAGAACCGCCCCGGTGGCTACACCCGTATCACCAAGATCGGCAACCGTCGTGGCGACAACGCCCCGATGGCTGTGATCGAGCTGGTCGAGGCGCTGACCGTGGCGCAGCAGGCCACCGGTGAGGCCGAGGCCGCCACCAAGCGTTCCGCCAAGGACGCGGCTGCCAAGACCGATGCTCCGGTCGAGGACGCCAAGACGGTCGAGGCCGGCGAAGAGTCCAAGGACGCCTGA
- the truA gene encoding tRNA pseudouridine(38-40) synthase TruA: MSDEVEPGFVRVRLDLSYDGKDFSGWAKQTERRTVQGELESAIRTVTRSSLTYDLTVAGRTDAGVHARGQVATVDLPREVWEEHREKLLRRLAGRLPRDVRVWRAAEAPAGFNARFAAVWRRYAYRVTDTPGGADPLLRGHVLWHERELDAGAMNEAARSLLGEHDFAAYCKKREGATTIRTLQQLSWERGADGIITGTVRADAFCHNMVRSLVGALLFVGDGRRPVEWPAEVLAAGVRDPGVHVVRPHGLTLEEVGYPADELLAERSRQARRIRTLPGAGCC, from the coding sequence GTGAGTGACGAGGTGGAGCCCGGTTTCGTCCGGGTGCGGCTGGACCTGTCGTACGACGGGAAGGACTTCTCGGGCTGGGCGAAGCAGACCGAGCGGCGCACCGTCCAGGGTGAGCTGGAGTCGGCGATCCGTACGGTGACCCGCTCGTCCCTGACGTACGACCTGACCGTCGCCGGGCGGACCGACGCCGGGGTGCACGCGCGGGGCCAGGTCGCCACGGTCGACCTGCCCCGTGAGGTGTGGGAGGAGCACCGGGAGAAGCTGCTGCGGCGGCTGGCGGGGCGGCTTCCCCGGGATGTGCGGGTGTGGCGGGCGGCCGAGGCACCCGCGGGGTTCAACGCCCGGTTCGCGGCGGTCTGGCGGCGGTACGCCTACCGGGTGACCGACACCCCGGGCGGAGCCGACCCGCTGCTGCGCGGTCATGTGCTGTGGCACGAACGGGAGTTGGACGCCGGGGCGATGAACGAGGCGGCACGGTCGCTGCTCGGCGAACACGACTTCGCCGCGTACTGCAAGAAGCGCGAGGGCGCGACCACCATTCGCACGCTCCAGCAGCTCAGCTGGGAGCGGGGTGCGGACGGCATCATCACCGGGACGGTCCGGGCCGACGCCTTCTGCCACAACATGGTGCGCTCGCTGGTCGGCGCGCTGCTGTTCGTCGGGGACGGGCGCAGGCCGGTGGAGTGGCCGGCTGAGGTGCTTGCCGCAGGCGTCCGCGATCCCGGGGTACATGTGGTGCGCCCGCACGGCCTGACACTGGAGGAAGTCGGCTATCCCGCCGACGAGTTGCTCGCCGAGCGGAGCCGGCAGGCGCGCCGGATCCGGACATTGCCGGGGGCGGGCTGCTGCTGA
- the infA gene encoding translation initiation factor IF-1: protein MAKKQGAIEIEGTVIESLPNAMFKVELQNGHKVLAHISGKMRMHYIRILPDDRVVVELSPYDLTRGRIVYRYK from the coding sequence GTGGCCAAGAAGCAAGGTGCCATCGAAATCGAGGGCACCGTGATCGAGTCCCTCCCGAACGCCATGTTCAAGGTGGAACTTCAGAACGGTCACAAGGTCCTAGCGCACATCAGCGGCAAGATGCGTATGCACTACATCCGCATCCTCCCGGATGACCGGGTCGTCGTGGAGCTGTCTCCTTACGACCTGACGCGTGGTCGGATCGTCTACCGCTACAAGTAG
- the rpmJ gene encoding 50S ribosomal protein L36: protein MKVKPSVKKICDKCKVIRRHGRVMVICDNLRHKQRQG, encoded by the coding sequence ATGAAGGTCAAGCCGAGCGTCAAGAAGATCTGCGACAAGTGCAAGGTGATCCGCCGTCACGGTCGGGTCATGGTCATCTGCGACAACCTGCGCCACAAGCAGCGCCAGGGCTGA
- a CDS encoding ABC-F family ATP-binding cassette domain-containing protein, which translates to MGHLEAGHLEYYLPDGRVLLGDASFRVGEGAVVALVGANGAGKTTLLRLIAGELQPHGGTVSVSGGLGVMRQFVGSVRDERTVRDLLVSVAQPRIREAAEAVDAAENLIMTVDDEAAQMRYAQALSDWAEARGYEAETVWDMCTMAALGIPYEKAQFREVRTLSGGEQKRLVLEALLRGPDEVLLLDEPDNYLDVPGKRWLEDRLRETRKTVLFVSHDRELLSRAAEKIVSVEPSPAGSDVWVHGGGFGTYHAARKERFARFEELKRRWDEEHARLKALVLRLRNQAASSPDMASRYRAMQTRFQKFEDAGPPPEPPREQEITMRLRGGRTGVRAVTCENLELTGLMKPFSLEIFYGERVAVLGSNGSGKSHFLRLLADGPVSHTGLWKLGARVVPGHFAQTHAHPELLGRTLVDILWTEHAKDRGAAMSVLRRYELERQGDQNFEKLSGGQQARFQILLLELAGTTALLLDEPTDNLDLESAEALQEGLEAYEGTVIAVTHDRWFAKSFDRYLVFGSDGVVRETAEPVWDERRVERER; encoded by the coding sequence ATGGGACATCTTGAGGCAGGACATCTTGAGTACTACTTGCCGGACGGGCGGGTGCTGCTCGGTGACGCCTCGTTCCGGGTGGGTGAGGGCGCCGTGGTGGCGCTGGTGGGCGCGAACGGCGCGGGCAAGACGACACTGCTGCGGCTGATCGCGGGGGAGCTTCAGCCGCACGGCGGGACCGTGTCGGTGAGCGGCGGGCTCGGCGTGATGCGGCAGTTCGTCGGCTCCGTGCGTGACGAACGAACGGTCAGGGACCTGCTGGTGTCGGTCGCCCAGCCGCGCATCCGGGAGGCGGCGGAGGCGGTGGACGCCGCCGAGAACCTGATCATGACAGTCGATGACGAGGCCGCGCAGATGCGGTACGCCCAGGCGCTCAGCGACTGGGCGGAGGCCCGTGGATACGAGGCCGAGACCGTCTGGGACATGTGCACCATGGCGGCGCTCGGGATCCCTTACGAGAAGGCCCAGTTCCGCGAGGTGCGGACGCTGTCGGGCGGCGAGCAGAAGCGCCTGGTCCTGGAGGCGCTGCTGCGCGGCCCCGACGAGGTGCTGCTGCTGGACGAGCCGGACAACTACCTCGATGTGCCGGGCAAGCGGTGGCTCGAGGACCGGCTGAGGGAGACGCGTAAGACCGTCCTCTTCGTCTCGCACGACCGCGAGCTGCTGTCCCGGGCGGCCGAGAAGATCGTCAGTGTGGAACCGAGCCCGGCCGGCTCGGACGTCTGGGTGCACGGCGGGGGCTTCGGCACCTATCACGCGGCCCGCAAGGAGCGCTTCGCCCGCTTCGAGGAGCTGAAGCGGCGCTGGGACGAGGAGCACGCCCGGCTGAAGGCGCTGGTGCTGCGGCTGCGGAACCAGGCGGCGAGCAGCCCCGACATGGCGTCCCGCTACCGGGCGATGCAGACCCGCTTCCAGAAGTTCGAGGACGCCGGACCGCCGCCCGAGCCGCCCCGTGAGCAGGAGATCACCATGCGGCTGCGCGGCGGACGCACCGGGGTGCGCGCGGTGACCTGCGAGAACCTTGAGCTGACCGGTCTGATGAAGCCGTTCTCGCTGGAGATCTTCTACGGCGAGCGGGTGGCGGTGCTGGGCTCCAACGGATCCGGCAAGTCTCACTTCCTGCGCCTGCTCGCCGACGGCCCGGTCTCGCACACCGGTCTGTGGAAGCTGGGTGCCCGGGTGGTCCCCGGGCACTTCGCCCAGACCCATGCGCACCCGGAGCTGCTGGGCCGGACCCTGGTGGACATCCTGTGGACCGAGCACGCCAAGGACCGGGGCGCCGCCATGTCCGTACTGCGCCGCTACGAGCTGGAGCGCCAGGGCGACCAGAACTTCGAGAAGCTCTCCGGTGGGCAGCAGGCCCGTTTCCAGATCCTTCTCCTGGAGCTGGCGGGCACCACGGCGCTGCTCCTGGACGAGCCGACGGACAACCTCGACCTGGAGTCCGCCGAGGCCCTCCAGGAGGGCCTGGAGGCCTATGAGGGCACGGTGATCGCGGTGACCCACGACCGCTGGTTCGCGAAGTCCTTCGACCGCTATCTGGTGTTCGGCTCGGACGGGGTCGTACGGGAGACGGCGGAGCCGGTGTGGGACGAGCGGAGGGTGGAGCGGGAGCGGTAG
- the map gene encoding type I methionyl aminopeptidase codes for MVEIKTPEQIAKMREAGLVVAAIHAATREAAVPGATTHDLDQVARKVLADHGAQPNFLGYGGFPATICTSVNEVVVHGIPDEKTVLKDGDIISIDCGAIIDGWHGDAAYTAFVGTGHAPELVELSRVTEESMWAGIAAMKKGGRLTEVSRAIEGYIRRQPRPASGKYGIIEDYGGHGIGSEMHMDPHLLNYVDKRRLVGRHNPKLVPGFCLAIEPMVSLGTPRTEVLDDDWTVITTDGTWSSHWEHSIALTDEGLIVLTAPDGGKAKLAELGVTTAPDPLDTRA; via the coding sequence ATGGTGGAGATCAAGACTCCCGAGCAGATCGCGAAGATGCGTGAGGCGGGACTGGTCGTCGCCGCGATCCACGCAGCGACCCGTGAGGCCGCTGTGCCCGGCGCCACCACGCACGATCTGGACCAGGTGGCACGCAAGGTGCTCGCCGACCACGGCGCCCAGCCGAACTTCCTCGGGTACGGCGGTTTCCCCGCCACCATCTGCACCTCGGTGAACGAGGTCGTGGTCCACGGCATCCCCGACGAGAAGACCGTCCTCAAGGACGGCGACATCATCTCGATCGACTGCGGAGCGATCATCGACGGCTGGCACGGCGACGCCGCCTACACCGCCTTCGTCGGCACCGGGCACGCACCGGAGCTGGTCGAGCTCTCCCGGGTGACCGAGGAGTCGATGTGGGCGGGTATCGCCGCGATGAAGAAGGGCGGCCGGCTCACCGAGGTCTCCAGGGCGATCGAGGGCTACATCCGGCGCCAGCCCCGCCCGGCCTCCGGCAAGTACGGGATCATCGAGGACTACGGCGGCCACGGCATCGGCTCCGAGATGCACATGGACCCGCATCTGCTGAACTACGTCGACAAGCGCCGCCTCGTCGGCCGGCACAATCCGAAGCTGGTGCCCGGCTTCTGCCTGGCCATCGAGCCGATGGTCTCGCTCGGCACGCCCCGCACCGAGGTGCTCGACGACGACTGGACCGTCATCACCACGGACGGGACCTGGTCCTCGCACTGGGAGCACTCGATCGCACTCACCGATGAGGGGCTGATCGTGCTCACCGCCCCGGACGGCGGCAAGGCGAAGCTGGCCGAGCTGGGAGTCACCACGGCCCCGGATCCCCTCGACACCCGTGCATAA
- the rpsI gene encoding 30S ribosomal protein S9: MAETTAETPTDVADTESEETFAEVTTFESEVPVEGEYTSESLAGRFGDPQPAAGLGRRKNAIARVRIVPGTGKWKINGRTLEDYFPNKVHQQEVNEPFKVLELDNRYDVIARISGGGVSGQAGALRLGVARSLNEADVDNNRATLKKAGFLSRDDRAVERKKAGLKKARKAPQYSKR; this comes from the coding sequence GTGGCCGAGACCACTGCAGAGACGCCCACCGACGTGGCGGACACCGAGAGCGAAGAGACCTTCGCCGAGGTGACCACCTTCGAGTCCGAGGTCCCCGTCGAGGGCGAGTACACGAGCGAGTCGCTCGCGGGCCGCTTCGGCGACCCGCAGCCGGCGGCCGGCCTGGGCCGTCGCAAGAACGCCATCGCCCGCGTCCGGATCGTTCCGGGCACCGGCAAGTGGAAGATCAACGGTCGCACCCTTGAGGACTACTTCCCCAACAAGGTGCACCAGCAGGAAGTCAACGAGCCCTTCAAGGTGCTCGAGCTCGACAACCGCTACGACGTCATCGCCCGTATCTCGGGTGGCGGCGTCTCCGGCCAGGCCGGCGCCCTGCGCCTCGGTGTGGCCCGCTCGCTCAACGAGGCGGACGTGGACAACAACCGCGCCACGCTGAAGAAGGCCGGCTTCCTCTCCCGCGACGACCGTGCGGTCGAGCGCAAGAAGGCCGGTCTCAAGAAGGCCCGTAAGGCCCCGCAGTACAGCAAGCGCTAA
- the rplM gene encoding 50S ribosomal protein L13 — translation MRTYSPKPGDVTRQWHIIDAQDIVLGRLATTAAILLRGKHKATYAPHMDMGDFVIIINAEKVHLSGNKKTQKMAYRHSGYPGGLRSVRYDELLAKNPEKAVEKAIKGMIPKNTLGRQVLSKLKIYAGDQHPHAAQQPVPFEITQVAQ, via the coding sequence GTGCGTACGTACAGCCCCAAGCCCGGCGATGTCACTCGCCAGTGGCACATCATCGACGCGCAGGACATCGTCCTGGGCCGTCTGGCGACGACTGCCGCCATCCTCCTGCGGGGCAAGCACAAGGCGACTTACGCCCCGCACATGGACATGGGCGACTTCGTCATCATCATCAACGCCGAGAAGGTTCACCTCTCCGGCAACAAGAAGACCCAGAAGATGGCGTACCGCCACTCCGGTTACCCGGGTGGTCTGCGTTCCGTCCGCTATGACGAGCTGCTCGCGAAGAACCCCGAGAAGGCCGTCGAGAAGGCCATCAAGGGCATGATCCCCAAGAACACGCTGGGTCGCCAGGTGCTCTCGAAGCTGAAGATCTACGCGGGAGACCAGCACCCGCACGCTGCTCAGCAGCCTGTCCCGTTCGAGATCACCCAGGTCGCGCAGTAG